From one Aeropyrum camini SY1 = JCM 12091 genomic stretch:
- a CDS encoding fumarylacetoacetate hydrolase family protein gives MSKFFVGAVHTPLGPLIGLYNARKECIESVEGWAHEAVGGLRGFYYNPYAAYEKLSKSLTGECISLGSPLAPPVSPSSAWGVGRSYGEHAREMGMEKQIAFFAKPVSSLTGHLNRIIVPPVSEKPDYEGEIVVVIGSRIKNASPREAAYAIAGYTAGADITDRLLQETMSWSMAKGLDTYGPVGPVVAIADSPGDIEGLCVETRLNGERVQRGCTSDMIASIPEIISRLSTLVTLRPSDIVFTGTPPGVGHARRPPRYLRHGDEVKVTVSGLPSLRNVVEAVL, from the coding sequence TTGAGTAAATTCTTTGTTGGGGCGGTCCACACGCCCCTGGGGCCTTTGATAGGTTTGTACAACGCTCGCAAGGAATGTATAGAGAGTGTAGAGGGTTGGGCACACGAGGCGGTTGGCGGGCTGAGGGGCTTCTACTATAACCCCTATGCCGCCTATGAGAAGCTGTCTAAAAGCCTCACAGGCGAGTGTATTTCCCTCGGCAGTCCTCTAGCCCCGCCTGTCTCTCCATCGTCGGCGTGGGGTGTTGGAAGGAGTTATGGCGAGCACGCCAGGGAGATGGGTATGGAGAAGCAGATCGCCTTTTTCGCTAAACCCGTATCTAGCCTTACAGGCCATCTCAACAGGATAATAGTCCCCCCGGTGTCGGAGAAGCCGGATTATGAGGGGGAGATAGTCGTGGTCATAGGCTCGAGGATTAAGAATGCTTCTCCTCGTGAAGCCGCCTATGCCATCGCCGGGTATACCGCGGGGGCTGACATAACGGATAGGCTTCTCCAGGAGACTATGAGCTGGAGCATGGCTAAGGGCCTAGACACCTATGGTCCTGTCGGGCCGGTCGTAGCCATAGCTGATTCGCCTGGGGATATTGAAGGCTTGTGTGTCGAGACAAGGCTCAACGGGGAGAGGGTGCAGAGGGGGTGTACCAGTGATATGATAGCGAGTATACCGGAGATAATCAGCAGGCTATCAACATTGGTGACGCTTAGACCGAGCGACATAGTTTTCACCGGGACACCGCCGGGCGTCGGCCACGCTAGGAGGCCACCCCGCTATCTTAGACATGGCGACGAGGTTAAGGTGACCGTCTCCGGACTACCCTCTCTAAGGAATGTTGTTGAGGCCGTCCTGTAG